One Bacteroidia bacterium DNA segment encodes these proteins:
- a CDS encoding ATP-binding cassette domain-containing protein — protein sequence MSQLKFISLSKTFSSGAEKIQVIQDFNWEVNKGQFVTILGSNGSGKSTLLNLISGKTQPDSGKILLDQQEIQQIPEYSRSKWIARVFQDPFQGTASELSILENFRLAAVRNTTKGLGIHTGKSFQELVQSKVKLLKLGLENKLDQRMGLLSGGQRQALTLLMATMTEAKLVLMDEPTAALDPKTSKLIMEFAQQFHEEMGWTTFMVTHQLKDAKHFGDRMVMMKSGKIFKDIQGEEKKSIELTEIVNWFD from the coding sequence ATGAGTCAGTTAAAGTTTATATCTTTAAGTAAAACTTTTAGTTCTGGTGCTGAAAAAATTCAAGTAATTCAGGATTTTAACTGGGAAGTAAACAAAGGGCAATTCGTTACGATTTTGGGATCCAATGGTTCCGGCAAATCAACCTTGTTAAATTTAATTTCCGGCAAAACCCAACCCGATTCCGGTAAAATTCTATTGGACCAACAAGAAATTCAGCAGATTCCGGAATACAGTCGTTCCAAATGGATAGCCCGGGTTTTTCAAGATCCATTTCAAGGAACTGCTTCTGAATTAAGCATTCTGGAGAACTTCAGATTGGCAGCAGTTCGAAACACTACCAAAGGCTTAGGTATCCATACCGGAAAAAGCTTTCAGGAATTAGTTCAGTCCAAGGTGAAACTCCTAAAGCTAGGACTTGAAAACAAGTTAGATCAGCGTATGGGTTTGCTATCCGGTGGACAGCGACAGGCATTAACCTTATTAATGGCCACCATGACTGAAGCCAAGCTTGTATTAATGGATGAACCGACGGCTGCTTTAGATCCCAAAACATCCAAATTAATCATGGAATTTGCTCAACAATTTCATGAAGAAATGGGTTGGACAACCTTTATGGTTACCCATCAATTAAAAGATGCCAAGCATTTTGGTGACCGAATGGTGATGATGAAAAGCGGTAAAATCTTTAAAGATATTCAAGGGGAAGAAAAGAAATCCATTGAATTAACGGAAATTGTAAATTGGTTTGA
- a CDS encoding methionine aminotransferase: MPKFPGVIQSKLPHTGTTIFTVMSKLANEVGAINLSQGFPDFPCSEELVSLVNQAMKKGLNQYAPMPGLLELRETLSEKIQDSYSAIYNPDTEITITSGGTQALFTAISALVKEGDEVLLFEPCYDSYAPAIELSGGIPIYIQLKAPDFHIDWNEVKKMIRQKTKMIIINTPHNPASAILSAQDMLQLEKITKNTDIIILSDEVYEHLIFDKLEHQSVMRFPKLAERSLVVFSFGKTLHVTGWKMGYIVGPENLMKEFRKVHQFNVFSANHPFQWAINEFLKNKANYTYLPEFYQAKRDLFLKLTKESRFQPIECKGSYFQLMSYKNITEEKDTDFAIRLTKEFGVASIPISVFYHKPVDNKLLRFCFAKQDETLEKAAEKLLKV, encoded by the coding sequence ATGCCTAAATTTCCAGGGGTTATTCAATCCAAATTACCACATACCGGAACCACCATTTTTACGGTGATGTCAAAATTGGCAAATGAGGTAGGTGCCATCAATTTATCACAAGGTTTTCCGGATTTTCCATGTTCTGAAGAATTGGTTTCCCTTGTCAACCAAGCTATGAAGAAAGGGCTTAACCAATATGCACCAATGCCCGGTCTTTTGGAATTAAGAGAAACCCTGTCAGAAAAAATACAGGATTCGTACAGTGCAATATATAATCCCGATACTGAAATTACCATCACTTCCGGCGGAACACAGGCCTTATTTACAGCTATTTCTGCCTTAGTAAAGGAAGGAGATGAAGTATTGTTGTTCGAACCTTGCTACGATAGCTATGCTCCTGCTATTGAACTAAGCGGAGGTATTCCTATTTACATCCAATTAAAAGCCCCTGATTTTCATATCGATTGGAACGAAGTAAAGAAAATGATTAGGCAAAAAACCAAAATGATCATTATCAATACTCCGCATAACCCGGCATCTGCCATCCTTTCGGCTCAGGATATGCTTCAGTTGGAGAAAATCACTAAAAATACCGATATCATTATTTTAAGTGATGAGGTATATGAACATTTAATTTTTGACAAACTGGAACATCAAAGTGTAATGCGGTTTCCTAAACTGGCCGAACGAAGCCTGGTGGTATTTTCATTTGGCAAAACCTTGCATGTTACAGGATGGAAAATGGGCTATATTGTTGGTCCGGAAAATTTGATGAAAGAATTCAGAAAAGTCCATCAATTCAATGTTTTTTCAGCCAATCATCCTTTCCAATGGGCCATCAATGAGTTTTTAAAGAATAAGGCAAATTACACTTACCTGCCTGAATTTTACCAGGCTAAACGTGATTTATTTTTGAAACTAACCAAGGAAAGCAGGTTTCAGCCGATTGAATGCAAAGGCTCGTATTTCCAACTAATGAGTTACAAAAATATTACAGAAGAAAAAGATACCGATTTCGCTATTCGACTCACCAAAGAATTTGGAGTAGCATCCATTCCCATTTCAGTTTTTTACCATAAACCTGTTGACAATAAACTTTTAAGATTCTGTTTTGCCAAGCAGGATGAAACGTTAGAAAAGGCAGCCGAAAAACTCTTGAAGGTTTAA